From the genome of Clostridium sp. BNL1100, one region includes:
- a CDS encoding sensor histidine kinase codes for MNRIKLREKISKLIIYSDNMRLSKRAIALFAFSVVIPLTIIVYLYSIHSANIIENELSNNMQLAVSQIKNNLDYRFEQISESALSILSTAYPYVRSGSTSVETQLKEYDELKSLVSAYEGKHMISKVRLYVPSGKIYANQQETFYSLPELAEQSSEIYQRGVVWLKTYGSRIYEGRGLTNIISCRMTISSKTNYDEIASILQLDIEETKLSRIFSAGISIDEEIYLVDSDGVIISHPDSALIGKNGLSATELSAVLLNKTGHLSGSMSQNADLVAFSKLSATDWYLVMRLPATAVYGSDVFSFDVMRALLIIAVVAVFLISLILIYSSIIENTIKRINNAIMVLNNEGIDQVDSTFSQNNNKSLALLENNANQLVVTIKRLMEESYEAKLKARDYQLKALQAQINPHFLYNTLDAIKWMILEDHKKDSIWMINAFSKYFRLSLSKGRDVVTLHDELELIQAYIGIMQKRFSNISTIDINIEDNLKECLIPKLSLQPLVENALNHGILNKQAGDGRLVITAKEENGKLEIIIKDNGQGMSLEQLERLLHQENSSTKGYGLGNVDERLKLFGGDDCGLTVSSELNIGTTVILSLPLRYMEQE; via the coding sequence ATGAATCGAATTAAGTTACGCGAGAAGATTTCCAAACTAATTATATATAGTGATAATATGCGATTATCAAAACGAGCAATAGCCCTTTTTGCTTTTAGTGTAGTTATACCGCTCACAATTATTGTGTATTTGTATTCCATTCATTCGGCAAATATCATTGAGAATGAGCTTTCAAACAATATGCAATTGGCGGTCAGTCAAATAAAAAACAATTTAGATTACCGTTTTGAACAGATTTCTGAGAGTGCACTTTCAATTCTTAGTACAGCCTATCCTTACGTACGAAGTGGCAGTACAAGTGTTGAAACTCAGTTAAAAGAATACGATGAACTAAAATCTCTGGTTTCGGCGTATGAAGGAAAACACATGATAAGTAAAGTACGTTTATATGTGCCTTCCGGTAAAATTTATGCAAACCAGCAGGAAACATTTTATTCTTTACCGGAGCTTGCTGAGCAATCCAGTGAAATATACCAAAGGGGTGTTGTTTGGCTCAAAACCTATGGCTCGCGTATTTATGAGGGAAGAGGGTTAACAAATATTATATCCTGCCGTATGACAATTTCCAGTAAAACAAATTATGATGAAATTGCAAGTATACTACAATTAGATATAGAAGAGACCAAGCTCAGCAGAATATTTTCAGCGGGCATAAGCATAGATGAGGAAATTTACCTGGTAGATTCAGATGGAGTTATAATATCCCATCCGGATTCAGCCTTGATTGGTAAAAATGGCCTTTCCGCTACTGAACTGAGCGCTGTTTTGCTGAATAAAACAGGACATTTGAGCGGAAGTATGAGTCAAAATGCAGATCTTGTGGCATTTTCAAAATTGAGTGCAACGGACTGGTACCTTGTTATGAGACTTCCTGCAACTGCGGTTTACGGCTCTGATGTTTTTTCATTTGATGTTATGCGTGCCCTGCTGATTATTGCTGTTGTAGCGGTTTTTTTAATCTCATTGATTTTGATATATTCCAGTATTATTGAAAATACCATAAAACGAATAAATAATGCTATCATGGTACTTAACAATGAGGGTATTGATCAAGTCGATAGTACTTTTTCACAGAATAATAATAAATCACTTGCATTACTGGAGAATAATGCTAACCAATTGGTTGTTACTATCAAAAGGTTAATGGAAGAATCATATGAAGCGAAATTGAAAGCACGTGATTATCAATTAAAAGCTTTACAGGCACAAATAAATCCCCATTTTCTGTACAATACTTTAGATGCCATAAAGTGGATGATATTGGAGGATCATAAGAAAGACAGTATATGGATGATTAACGCATTTTCAAAATATTTCCGCCTAAGCTTGAGCAAAGGCAGAGATGTTGTTACGCTTCATGATGAATTGGAGCTGATTCAGGCTTATATAGGAATTATGCAAAAAAGGTTTAGTAATATTTCCACCATAGATATTAATATAGAAGATAATCTCAAGGAGTGTCTTATTCCTAAATTATCTCTGCAGCCGTTAGTTGAAAATGCCCTCAACCATGGAATTCTCAACAAACAAGCCGGCGACGGGCGGCTTGTAATTACCGCAAAAGAGGAAAACGGTAAATTAGAAATCATTATTAAGGATAATGGTCAGGGAATGAGTCTAGAGCAGCTGGAAAGGCTCTTGCACCAAGAAAATAGCAGTACAAAGGGCTATGGCCTTGGGAATGTAGATGAAAGACTTAAGCTGTTCGGAGGGGATGATTGTGGACTCACGGTAAGCTCGGAGTTGAATATAGGTACAACTGTTATCCTGTCGTTACCCTTGAGATACATGGAGCAGGAGTGA
- a CDS encoding response regulator, producing MYKAIIVDDEDLVRQGLKKHFDWSEHNIEIVADLSDGQKAFQFVKDNHVDLVLTDVLMPYMDGITLAKNLRELYPEIKIIFISGHDDVSYLKNALKVEAVDYILKSIDLDELKDTVSRVVNTMNTENQSKQTMADMENLLNQSFPLLQERFFITMIRDDFENQDIMKERIEFLNIPLNDEMYYCVLVVQIQRIYSKFHVLPERERQLLSLQIQNECKEVGKQYSDTICFENKQGEYVMILSLLEDEYEETLLEVSENLDKRLNGCMNLPVSIGISDRFKGLENIKTSYENASNAISKRYLLDDELTISVDKYEMDESLKEYKERAEKSLQECLSCGNTEQVSEVLRELFNIIREKFHHDEEQNLMIFLLLLPTRIVTDIKINKKSDYSNQRMILEKFLCCPDFEEQCILIEKLYFEVAALMSSMSKTYSHTIINQVRKTIEERFKEQISISTLAKDVYLTPTYLCVLFKQVTGTTINDYLTLTRLEKAKKLLSDPYIKLYDVCYEVGYLSPSYFSRLFKKYTGISPSEYRNVAIASSEQ from the coding sequence ATGTATAAAGCGATTATTGTTGATGATGAAGATTTGGTACGCCAAGGTTTAAAAAAACACTTTGATTGGAGCGAACACAATATCGAGATAGTTGCCGATCTTTCTGATGGTCAGAAGGCGTTTCAGTTTGTGAAGGACAATCACGTTGATTTGGTGCTTACTGATGTCCTCATGCCGTATATGGATGGAATAACATTGGCAAAGAATTTACGAGAGCTTTATCCGGAGATAAAGATAATATTTATTAGTGGTCATGATGATGTAAGCTACCTAAAAAATGCACTTAAAGTCGAGGCTGTGGACTATATTCTTAAGTCCATTGATTTAGACGAGCTTAAAGATACGGTTAGCCGAGTGGTAAATACTATGAATACTGAGAATCAGAGTAAACAGACCATGGCTGATATGGAAAATCTTTTGAATCAGAGTTTTCCACTTTTACAAGAGCGTTTTTTTATAACGATGATTCGTGATGATTTCGAAAATCAAGATATAATGAAAGAACGTATAGAATTTTTAAATATCCCACTCAATGATGAAATGTATTATTGTGTACTGGTAGTACAGATACAGCGTATTTACAGCAAGTTTCATGTATTACCGGAACGTGAGCGCCAACTTCTTTCCCTTCAGATACAAAACGAGTGTAAAGAAGTTGGTAAACAATATAGTGATACCATCTGCTTTGAAAACAAACAAGGCGAATACGTCATGATATTGTCTTTATTAGAAGATGAATATGAAGAAACTCTCCTTGAAGTTTCTGAAAATCTTGACAAGCGTCTCAATGGTTGTATGAATCTACCGGTATCCATTGGTATCAGTGATAGATTTAAAGGGCTTGAAAATATAAAAACATCTTATGAGAATGCATCTAATGCCATAAGTAAAAGGTATTTACTCGATGACGAACTGACTATTTCCGTTGATAAATATGAAATGGACGAAAGTCTAAAAGAATATAAGGAAAGAGCTGAAAAAAGTCTGCAGGAATGTTTAAGCTGTGGAAATACCGAACAAGTATCGGAGGTACTTCGAGAGCTTTTTAATATTATAAGAGAAAAATTTCATCATGATGAAGAGCAGAATTTGATGATTTTTTTACTACTGCTCCCGACACGAATAGTAACTGATATAAAAATAAATAAAAAAAGTGATTATTCCAATCAGCGAATGATTTTAGAGAAATTCTTGTGCTGTCCGGATTTTGAAGAACAATGTATTCTGATTGAAAAGCTTTATTTTGAGGTGGCAGCCCTCATGAGCAGTATGAGCAAAACATATTCTCATACAATTATCAATCAGGTTCGAAAGACTATTGAGGAACGCTTTAAGGAACAGATATCGATAAGTACATTAGCGAAGGATGTTTACTTAACACCCACATATTTGTGCGTGTTGTTTAAACAAGTTACCGGAACTACAATAAATGATTATTTAACTCTGACCCGGCTTGAGAAAGCAAAGAAGCTTTTATCAGACCCGTATATTAAACTGTATGATGTATGTTATGAGGTGGGCTATTTATCACCAAGCTATTTTTCTCGTTTATTTAAGAAATACACAGGAATCTCGCCTAGCGAATATAGGAATGTTGCAATAGCGTCTTCTGAGCAATAG
- a CDS encoding sugar phosphate isomerase/epimerase family protein, whose translation MKHGIYYAYWEQEWEADYKYYIEKVAKLGFDILEIAASPLPFYSDNQINELKACARGNGITLTVGHGPSAEQNLSSPDPYIRKNAKAFYTDLLKRLYKLDVHLIGGAIYSYWPVDYTKTIDKKGDWERSVESVREVAQVAEACGVDFCLEVLNRFENYLINTAQEGVDFVKQVGHDNVKVMLDTFHMNIEEDSIGGAIRTAGSYLGHLHTGECNRKVPGKGRIPWIEIGEALADIGYNGSVVMEPFVRMGGTVGSNIKVWRDISNGADEEKLDREAQAALNFSRYVLGNRKL comes from the coding sequence ATGAAGCATGGTATATATTACGCATACTGGGAGCAAGAATGGGAAGCTGATTACAAATATTATATTGAGAAGGTTGCAAAACTTGGTTTTGATATTCTAGAGATAGCAGCTTCTCCATTACCTTTTTACAGTGACAATCAGATTAACGAACTCAAAGCATGTGCCCGTGGCAATGGAATTACTCTTACGGTAGGCCATGGGCCAAGCGCAGAACAAAATCTGTCTTCTCCTGACCCTTATATTCGCAAAAATGCTAAAGCCTTTTACACAGATTTGCTCAAACGTCTTTACAAGCTGGATGTGCATTTAATAGGTGGAGCTATATATTCTTATTGGCCGGTAGATTACACAAAGACAATTGATAAAAAAGGTGATTGGGAACGCAGCGTTGAAAGTGTCCGTGAAGTTGCTCAGGTAGCTGAGGCTTGTGGAGTGGATTTCTGCCTTGAGGTTCTTAATAGATTTGAAAATTATTTAATTAATACTGCACAAGAGGGTGTAGATTTTGTAAAACAAGTTGGTCATGACAATGTAAAGGTAATGCTTGATACCTTCCATATGAATATCGAAGAAGATAGTATCGGAGGTGCAATCAGGACTGCAGGTTCTTACTTGGGACATTTACACACCGGCGAATGTAATCGTAAAGTTCCCGGCAAAGGAAGAATTCCATGGATAGAAATTGGTGAGGCTCTTGCTGATATAGGTTATAACGGTAGCGTTGTTATGGAACCTTTTGTTAGAATGGGCGGAACTGTCGGGTCCAATATTAAGGTTTGGCGTGATATTAGTAACGGCGCAGATGAGGAAAAGCTGGACCGAGAAGCACAGGCTGCACTTAATTTTTCCAGATATGTGTTAGGAAACCGCAAACTGTAG
- a CDS encoding FAD-dependent oxidoreductase — MKTLQRKYDVVVIGGGPGGIPAAIAASRNGAKVLLVEKNGYLGGNLTIRLPLLGYLDKDGKTVTAGIAQELVDELKKCNSCTDHYPCPMHNSITLYDHEIFKIVAFEMCLKAGVEILLHSEIIDTTVENGKIKTVTLFGKGYHIEVEAAVYIDASGDGDMGYMAGATYNMGQKDTGALQPPTLMFTLGNVDTDKTIEFIASDPEQMRLCDTIECDFDKYNAEFFRSNPYHVMVGLRKLFLELKAKGELPVDRDTLIYIKSLIPGEVHINSTRHLGINGSDVLDLTRAEIEGHLQIPKLVETLKKYVPGFENCYITQIYPSMGIRETRRFAGLCELTEEKIMVGDVPEDTVALGSYIIDIHEGNGAGTIVKRIKPYGIPYGCTVSKDIDNLMFSGRCASLDAVVMSSARVMPTCMAIGEAAGVGAALAVKQNIIPAKVDVKEVRNILRNANVILEPAE; from the coding sequence ATGAAAACCCTCCAAAGGAAATATGATGTAGTTGTTATTGGCGGTGGTCCGGGTGGCATCCCTGCAGCAATTGCGGCAAGCAGAAATGGTGCAAAAGTACTTCTTGTAGAAAAGAACGGATATCTTGGCGGTAATTTAACGATAAGGTTACCATTGTTAGGGTATCTGGACAAAGACGGTAAAACTGTAACTGCAGGTATTGCACAAGAACTTGTTGATGAACTGAAAAAATGTAATTCCTGTACAGATCATTATCCTTGCCCTATGCACAATTCTATAACTCTTTACGACCATGAGATTTTTAAAATCGTTGCATTTGAAATGTGTCTCAAGGCAGGCGTAGAAATACTTCTGCATTCTGAAATTATTGATACCACCGTAGAGAATGGTAAGATTAAAACAGTTACTCTATTTGGAAAGGGTTATCATATTGAGGTAGAGGCTGCTGTCTATATTGATGCCAGCGGAGATGGCGACATGGGCTATATGGCCGGTGCTACCTATAATATGGGCCAAAAGGACACCGGTGCATTGCAGCCACCTACTCTTATGTTTACTTTAGGTAACGTTGATACCGACAAAACTATAGAATTCATCGCAAGTGACCCTGAACAGATGCGTTTATGTGATACTATTGAGTGTGACTTTGACAAGTACAACGCTGAATTTTTCCGTTCAAACCCATACCATGTAATGGTCGGTCTACGTAAGCTCTTCTTGGAACTTAAAGCAAAAGGCGAATTGCCTGTTGATAGAGATACCCTTATTTACATTAAAAGTCTGATTCCCGGGGAGGTACACATTAATTCTACCCGCCATTTAGGAATTAACGGCAGTGATGTACTGGATTTGACTCGTGCAGAAATTGAGGGCCATTTACAGATTCCAAAACTGGTGGAAACACTCAAAAAATATGTTCCCGGTTTTGAAAATTGCTATATAACTCAGATATATCCTTCAATGGGTATCCGTGAAACACGTCGTTTCGCCGGCCTTTGTGAATTGACTGAGGAAAAAATCATGGTGGGTGACGTGCCGGAAGACACAGTAGCACTGGGTTCCTACATTATTGACATACATGAAGGTAACGGGGCGGGTACAATTGTTAAGCGCATAAAGCCCTACGGTATTCCATACGGATGTACAGTAAGCAAGGATATTGACAACCTCATGTTCAGCGGAAGATGCGCTTCATTGGATGCAGTAGTTATGAGTTCCGCAAGGGTTATGCCTACCTGCATGGCCATAGGAGAGGCAGCCGGCGTAGGTGCTGCACTTGCAGTTAAGCAGAATATCATCCCCGCTAAGGTGGATGTGAAGGAAGTTCGTAACATCCTTCGCAATGCCAACGTAATTCTTGAACCTGCTGAATAA
- a CDS encoding FAD-dependent oxidoreductase, with protein sequence MSEVQYTKTIKNIIETDVLVIGGGTAGFGAAIAAARNGAKTLLIERLSILGGMATAGLVGPFMTCYDNDAEEQLVKGIFDELCLRTEARGGAIHPSKVEGMTSYSSYYMASHRHVTPYQSEILAVVMEEMLEESGAQIQFNVQVTDCITKDKKIDYVIVNMKEGIAAIRAKLYIDCTGDADVAYFAGVPTWLGKKETGIMQPTSLFFEVGNIDRDKYLGELEANKSNLDNHVANCFAKYVEEAKRNGDWTLDRNELGNYEQNIPGRWKINTTRIAHIDATKTSDITKALIQGRRQVQEVVAFMKKYLPGCENVQLLQVATALGVRETRHIVGKYELTAEDILSRKHFDDAICTFGYAIDVHNSTGGGVTFTCVDKYYTIPYRCLIPENCDNMLVAGRSICGSSEAAASYRVMPACIAMGQAAGTAAAIALKSGVCPENVDIVNLRNTLIEQGAVIKD encoded by the coding sequence ATGAGTGAAGTTCAATACACAAAAACCATTAAAAACATAATAGAAACAGACGTCCTTGTTATCGGTGGTGGTACAGCGGGCTTCGGAGCGGCAATAGCAGCGGCACGTAACGGAGCGAAAACACTTCTTATTGAGCGTTTAAGTATTCTTGGCGGAATGGCTACAGCAGGTTTGGTGGGTCCATTTATGACCTGCTATGATAACGATGCAGAGGAACAATTAGTGAAGGGTATTTTTGATGAACTTTGTCTTCGGACCGAAGCCCGTGGTGGTGCTATTCATCCTTCTAAGGTGGAAGGTATGACCTCTTATTCTTCATATTATATGGCAAGTCATAGACATGTTACTCCGTATCAGTCGGAGATACTTGCAGTTGTAATGGAAGAAATGCTTGAAGAATCAGGTGCACAAATACAATTCAATGTACAGGTTACTGACTGCATTACTAAGGACAAAAAAATAGATTATGTAATTGTCAATATGAAGGAAGGTATTGCAGCAATTCGTGCAAAACTATACATAGATTGTACCGGTGATGCTGATGTGGCCTATTTTGCAGGAGTCCCTACGTGGCTTGGCAAAAAGGAAACGGGCATTATGCAGCCTACCTCCCTTTTCTTTGAAGTTGGTAACATTGACCGTGATAAATATTTAGGGGAACTTGAAGCTAATAAATCTAATTTGGACAACCACGTTGCCAATTGTTTTGCTAAGTATGTAGAAGAAGCTAAACGTAATGGTGACTGGACACTTGACCGTAACGAATTAGGCAACTATGAGCAGAATATACCCGGAAGGTGGAAGATAAATACCACTCGTATTGCGCATATTGATGCTACCAAGACTTCAGATATAACCAAAGCGCTTATTCAAGGCAGACGTCAAGTGCAAGAAGTTGTTGCATTTATGAAAAAATATCTCCCAGGCTGTGAGAATGTTCAGCTTCTTCAGGTAGCTACTGCACTGGGAGTTCGTGAAACAAGACACATTGTGGGAAAATACGAGCTAACAGCTGAAGATATACTCTCACGTAAACATTTCGATGATGCAATATGTACCTTCGGATATGCAATTGATGTACACAATTCAACAGGTGGTGGTGTTACATTTACCTGTGTTGATAAATACTACACTATACCTTACCGATGTCTGATTCCTGAGAACTGTGACAATATGCTTGTTGCAGGGCGCAGTATATGCGGTTCCTCAGAGGCCGCAGCAAGCTATAGAGTAATGCCTGCCTGTATAGCCATGGGCCAGGCGGCAGGTACAGCAGCTGCAATAGCACTAAAAAGTGGTGTTTGTCCCGAGAATGTGGACATTGTTAATCTTCGTAATACTCTTATTGAGCAAGGTGCAGTTATCAAGGATTAA
- a CDS encoding restriction endonuclease — translation MAIWLFRAGSSGEYENKFLEDNRVYLTWEELKLDLTKFKSKKDLYNYLLEDYGAEIPGRARNWASQIWPIAHEIKIGDWIVLPSKMKASVHIGEITGEYVFDKKQEDPYFHYRAVRWFATDIPRVNFDQDILYSFGAFMTVCRISRNDAENRIREMGKNKWMPKEGMVIHRLQDIEDELNEDGIDFEQYAMDHIAKHLMRKFKGHGMARIVEAILKAKGYVTYRSPEGPDKGVDILASQGPLGFGSPKLCIQVKTTDAQVDRPILDQLVGTMHNYKADYGLLVSWSGFKSSVYKEIPSQFFNVRLWDQKEIINELLENYEKLDDEIKAEIPLKRIWTLTFPGRE, via the coding sequence ATGGCAATATGGCTGTTTCGTGCAGGTAGTTCAGGAGAGTATGAGAACAAGTTTCTGGAAGATAATAGAGTATATCTTACATGGGAGGAACTTAAGCTCGATTTAACAAAATTTAAAAGCAAAAAGGACTTGTATAACTACTTATTGGAGGACTACGGTGCAGAGATTCCCGGACGTGCTAGAAACTGGGCCTCTCAGATCTGGCCTATTGCACATGAAATAAAGATTGGGGACTGGATAGTTCTGCCTAGTAAAATGAAGGCATCTGTACATATTGGAGAAATAACTGGTGAATATGTATTCGATAAAAAGCAAGAAGATCCATATTTCCATTATAGGGCTGTAAGGTGGTTTGCTACTGATATTCCCAGGGTAAATTTTGATCAGGACATTCTTTATTCTTTTGGAGCCTTTATGACTGTTTGCCGCATAAGTAGGAATGATGCTGAGAATAGAATAAGAGAAATGGGAAAAAATAAATGGATGCCGAAAGAAGGAATGGTGATTCATCGTCTTCAGGATATTGAAGATGAGCTTAATGAAGACGGCATTGATTTTGAACAGTATGCCATGGATCACATAGCAAAACACCTTATGAGAAAATTTAAAGGGCATGGTATGGCAAGAATTGTTGAGGCTATATTAAAGGCTAAAGGTTATGTAACTTACCGCAGTCCGGAAGGCCCCGACAAAGGTGTTGATATCCTCGCTTCTCAGGGCCCGTTAGGCTTTGGAAGTCCTAAATTATGTATTCAGGTTAAAACAACTGATGCTCAAGTAGATAGACCAATTCTTGACCAGTTGGTGGGTACGATGCATAATTACAAAGCTGATTATGGTTTGCTGGTTTCGTGGAGTGGATTCAAAAGTTCTGTTTATAAAGAAATACCGTCCCAGTTTTTTAATGTAAGGCTTTGGGATCAAAAGGAAATTATTAATGAGCTTTTGGAGAATTATGAAAAACTGGATGATGAAATAAAAGCTGAGATACCACTAAAGAGAATATGGACTTTGACGTTCCCTGGTAGGGAGTAA
- a CDS encoding DUF4256 domain-containing protein: MINESRELLPEQCEKLLKELKARFEKNINRHIDIEWTNVHAKLEANTEKLWSLSEMERTGGEPDVVGYDKKTDEYIFYDCSAESPKGRRSACYDREALESRKEHKPENNAIDMAAAMGAELLTEEQYRELQKLDNFDKKTSSWVKTPDSIRKLGGAIFCDRRYDTVFVYHNGADSYYSSRGFRSSLRV; the protein is encoded by the coding sequence ATGATAAATGAAAGCAGAGAGTTGTTACCGGAACAGTGTGAGAAACTGCTAAAAGAATTAAAAGCTCGTTTTGAAAAAAATATAAATCGCCATATTGATATAGAATGGACTAACGTACATGCAAAGCTGGAAGCTAATACTGAAAAACTGTGGTCGCTTAGTGAGATGGAAAGAACCGGCGGTGAACCGGACGTTGTCGGTTATGATAAAAAGACGGATGAATATATTTTTTATGATTGTTCAGCAGAAAGTCCAAAAGGACGCAGGAGTGCTTGTTACGACCGTGAAGCATTGGAGTCAAGAAAAGAACATAAACCGGAAAATAATGCTATAGATATGGCTGCTGCAATGGGGGCTGAGCTTTTAACGGAAGAACAATACCGGGAGTTGCAAAAATTGGATAACTTTGACAAGAAAACCTCCAGCTGGGTGAAAACACCTGATTCTATTAGAAAACTCGGAGGTGCTATTTTTTGTGATCGCCGATATGATACAGTCTTCGTATACCACAATGGAGCAGACTCCTACTATTCTTCAAGAGGTTTCCGCAGCTCGTTGAGAGTTTAA
- a CDS encoding DUF4180 domain-containing protein — translation MSIQLAILGILSWKPSTGYELKKIFEDSSFMYWSGNNNQIYKALTNLEDEGFVTNEVIHQDNSPSKKIYTITVEGLKELKNWLLSSPEAPEIKKTFLVQFAWSDMLSNQELSELLSKYENEIKLQLIMQKEKYRRSLHSPNRSARESLIWGMISDNIISTYKNELNWIHETRQKLFENEVEEEKEKMNYQIRKIGSKKYIEMVSTTEPLSTENDALNLIALCWEHEANALMIHYTILSEDFFKLKTKVAGNIIQKFVNYGIKAAAIVPQETIQKGRFKEMALETNKGNHFRLYESKEEAEKWLLK, via the coding sequence ATGTCAATACAATTAGCAATATTAGGAATACTGAGTTGGAAGCCCTCAACAGGCTATGAACTAAAAAAGATTTTTGAGGATTCCTCCTTCATGTATTGGTCGGGTAACAATAATCAAATTTACAAAGCTCTAACCAATCTGGAAGACGAAGGTTTTGTTACCAATGAAGTAATCCATCAGGATAACTCTCCTTCAAAGAAAATATATACGATAACAGTAGAAGGACTTAAAGAACTAAAAAATTGGCTTTTGTCATCACCGGAAGCTCCTGAGATAAAGAAGACATTTTTGGTACAGTTCGCTTGGTCGGATATGCTAAGTAATCAGGAATTAAGTGAGTTACTCTCAAAATATGAAAATGAAATCAAGCTGCAATTAATTATGCAGAAAGAGAAGTACAGACGTTCACTTCATTCACCTAATAGAAGTGCCAGAGAAAGCTTAATATGGGGAATGATTTCAGATAACATTATTTCAACCTACAAAAATGAACTTAATTGGATTCATGAAACCCGTCAGAAGTTGTTTGAAAATGAAGTAGAGGAGGAAAAAGAAAAAATGAATTATCAAATTAGAAAAATAGGAAGCAAAAAATATATTGAAATGGTCTCTACTACTGAACCTTTAAGTACAGAGAATGACGCACTTAATCTGATAGCTTTATGTTGGGAACATGAGGCAAATGCACTTATGATACACTACACAATCTTGTCAGAGGACTTTTTTAAACTTAAAACCAAAGTAGCCGGTAATATTATTCAAAAATTTGTAAACTATGGTATAAAAGCTGCTGCAATTGTTCCTCAAGAGACAATTCAAAAAGGCCGATTTAAAGAAATGGCCCTTGAAACCAACAAAGGTAATCATTTTAGGTTGTATGAAAGTAAAGAAGAAGCTGAAAAATGGCTTTTAAAATAG